TCCATGTTATCCCATATTAACAGGTTATCCTACTGGTAAAGAGAATATAACAAATAAAAAGACAGTCTCTTTAAAAGATTATCAATACTCCATGGACTGTTTTAAAGAAATATAGTACAAACAATTTTTCACGCAAATCACATGAAACAATACATAGATAAGTTATTGTCTAAAATCAATACAGAGATAGAAACGTCCTGTATGGATAGTGACGTATCTTCCGATAAAGCTATATATATGATTGATTTCATCAGACCATTATTTGAAGAACTAAGAGAGTTTATCCACCAATATACTTTTCAGGATGCTAATGAAGAAATATTATTCTTCAAAGATATTAAGCCATTCATTTTAAGCAAACTGATATATTTTAATGACATATATCTACTTGAACTAAGAAAGCCGAACGGCAGCAAAGAAGTTCTAAAAGAGTATTATAAAAAAAAGCAAACGGCAATAACGGAGTTTTGCAATGCTAATCTTGACTTCTACCAATATTATCGTTCTAAAGCCACACACTTAGATAGATATTATTTTCTTAGAGAACATGAGAATTACAAACTATGCCATAACTGTGGTATGTTTGATAAAGACCCATTGTTTTCAACTTGCTGCGACCATAGGGTTGCTAAGATGCTGGCTTATGATATGTTGGAAATCTATCTGCAACAACGATTACAGGAACTTGAAAGGAAAGAAGTAATAGAAAATAGCAGGACTTCATTACCTGACAATCCTTTCCTATGGACAGGCACAAAAATAGCTGCTATCGAATTGGGATATGCTATCTATGCTGCCGGAGTACTTAATAATGGAAACGCTGATATAAAAGAGATAATGACTTATATAGAAGCATCATTCAAAATAGATTTAGGGGATTATTACCGGACTTATCTTGCAATAAGAGAAAGGAAGAAAGATAAGACATCATTCCTTACCAACCTTATAAATAAGCTCCTGCAAAAAATGGACGAAGACGATAAGTTATAATAAACTTCCTTGAAAAAACTACCAAGTTACTACCAACTTGGTAGTTTTTTATGCCCTATTCTAAAGTAGATTTTCACCCTCTTTTCTCCTTGTTTCACCCTGTTTTAGCACCAATTTCCACAAAAAATAAATCAACCAACTTGGTGGTATCTTGTAAGTTTTATCTTTTGCAACTCCCGACCTTTGCAGCAAATCAATTAGTTAGCAAAATGGAGATAATAACATTCGAGTCAAAAGCCTATAAGGATTTAGACAACAAAATTACCGCTATCGCCGATTATATATTCAATCACACAGAAGCGGAAAACACTAATGAAGATGAAATTTGGGTGGATAGTTACGAAGTCTGTACATTCTTAAAAATCAGTGACCGGACATTACAACGCTTACGGGCTGCAGGGACTATCACCTATTCCAACATCAAGGGGCATTATTTCTACAAAATCGGAGAAATAAAACGATTATTGGAAGAACGCCTGATTAAACGAGATAAGGACAGTATTAATGACCTGATAACCAACCACCAGCTATATGTTAAGGAAAGAAGAAATATTAGAAAGGACAAGTAACGGGTTATCCGTGTTCAAACACTATGTACCCGGTAATTGGCGGATAGGTCGAAATTTCTTAAACCCGCTTTATGAAGATAATAAAGCGTCCTGTAACATCTATTTCGAC
This is a stretch of genomic DNA from Parabacteroides chongii. It encodes these proteins:
- a CDS encoding RteC domain-containing protein, with the translated sequence MDSDVSSDKAIYMIDFIRPLFEELREFIHQYTFQDANEEILFFKDIKPFILSKLIYFNDIYLLELRKPNGSKEVLKEYYKKKQTAITEFCNANLDFYQYYRSKATHLDRYYFLREHENYKLCHNCGMFDKDPLFSTCCDHRVAKMLAYDMLEIYLQQRLQELERKEVIENSRTSLPDNPFLWTGTKIAAIELGYAIYAAGVLNNGNADIKEIMTYIEASFKIDLGDYYRTYLAIRERKKDKTSFLTNLINKLLQKMDEDDKL
- a CDS encoding helix-turn-helix domain-containing protein, which translates into the protein MEIITFESKAYKDLDNKITAIADYIFNHTEAENTNEDEIWVDSYEVCTFLKISDRTLQRLRAAGTITYSNIKGHYFYKIGEIKRLLEERLIKRDKDSINDLITNHQLYVKERRNIRKDK